Sequence from the Microtus pennsylvanicus isolate mMicPen1 chromosome 12, mMicPen1.hap1, whole genome shotgun sequence genome:
CATGGAGCTGGACCAGGCCTGGAACTTGGTATACTAACCTCACgatgtccacctgcctctgcctgccatgggctggggttaaagacattcACAGTCACGCCTGGCTAGAGATGAAATTTTTACAGCAGAGTGacttaaaaggggggggggcagcacGGTGGCTCAGCAGAGGTGTTGCTGCATGAGAAGTGCAATCTGAGCCCCAAAGCTGTCCTCCAACCCCTTACGTTCGCCACAGTAAGCGTGAGCTCACACACGTCACGATAAAAACATCATTAGAAAACAGGAGACAAGTTTCCCAGTCTGTGAGGCAAATGTCCCGAGACCCGCCCGCCCTGCAATCTCACCGTTAGGACTAGGTGGCACCTTTTCAAAACACGGAACCAAAAGCAAAGAGAACCAAAAGCTTCACCAGTTTCAGCGCTTACAAGCCAGAGAGCAGCGGCAGGCGTGCCCGGGGGCACACTCGCACACTGAAGGTCATCCTCTTCAGCGAATTCACCGCCGCTCTGGCTTTGTTCCTTCACACAGCTCCTGCGCGTCCTCGGGAGAGCACTGTCATCCAGCACTGCCACCATCTTAACATCCCCACTCCCTCCTGCCTGGCTCCAGGGAACCAGGGCCCATGTCCTCCTGGAACACAGCTCCCCTGTATCAGCTGAGCATACGCAGGCACGGGCCACACCATGAATACAGAGAACGGGAAGACGTGTGTGGAGGGGACAAATTGTTTGTACGGTTGTCTTGTCTGATTTTCCGCACTTGGGCTTTCATAAGACCCGTGCCTCAAGTCTTGTAGGAAGGAAACGAAGAGCCAGGGTGCGGCCATTTCCTAACTCAGAGAAGGTGGCTACTGTCTTTCTACCAGGGGCACTGTCTCTCAGAGATTTACCCCTACTGGCCACACATCAGTGCTCCAGAATGCGTTTCTGTGGAGGACAACGTCAGTATGAGCCCTTCTTACCCCAACTGTTAGAATCTTCCAAGTTACTGTCAGCAGTCAGGAGACTCCAGAGTGACAAGCAGCTAGCTCTTCTCTCCTGCCAAGTGTGGTGACCACAGCTGTGGCCCAGCAGCTGGGGGGCAGATGCAAGCTCTGTGGCAGGCCTAGGCTACCTaaccagttccaggagagccagactcCAGAGAGAGAGTGTGCTAGGAATGGagctcagggggcagagtgattCTGCAGCACGCACAGAACCCTAGGTTCCATCCTCAGAGCAGCATAAACCGGTAACAGTGGTGGACACTTGTTATCCAGCGCCAGGCGGTATAGTTAAGGAGCTTGCGGTCAAATTGTGGTACACGACACACTGTCTACATGGAAGGAGAGcgacagagaaaaagaggagagagagaccctgtccaggtaggaaggaagggagggagggagggagggagggagggagggagggaggaaggaaggaaggaaggaaggaaggaaggaaggaaggaaggggaaaaggaccACCATTGTAGGTCCGTGACCTACCCAACTAGTAGTATCTAATAGGTGAGACGGGTGCCTCCCACAGGCTGATCCAGGCTCTGTCACCTACAGAAAACTCTCCACACTCTTGGACAACACCCTTCCTCCTCACAGACAAACACAGGAAACACAGCTTGTCACTAAAGAGCACACGAAAGCCGGGCCCAGGCGTCTTCCAGCTAGGTGGACGGCAAGCCCTGTCTttcccacacacaccaccacctccagcagcCACCCTCCTCGCTGACACCACCGCCAAGAGGCAGGAAACGGAATCTGTTTATGCTCCAAATGAAGATACCAGAAGCTTGCAAATCACTACAAGATAGATAaacttattttattgttattaaatttattttttaaaaacacattttctatttATTGGCAATCCTATCATACTGGCACAGAAGTGTACCATAAATAATCGAAGCTCCAGCCCATAGGCATACAGTGACCACTTAAGGAAGGATTATTTCACCTTTGGTGTCTGTCCTTAAGAAACCATCACAGAGCCCTGACACTCCACAGGCCAGCAAGGCTGCACGGTCTGGTGTGGCGGTCTCAGAAGTACCAAACGCTCCAAAGCGCACGGTTTGCTTGCTTTAAATTAAAACTGTAAAGAAGTCAATATTTTAGCAAATCTAAACTTATGATTCTGGCCCCTTGTGTCTTCAGTAATCCAAGGTTAAGTGACATTGCACCAGttaagcacaaaaaaaaaaatcacgacACCTCAAAAAAGGCAGTGTAGTAAGAAGAAACTCAATTTAATCATTTACTTTAGCAGGCAAGCGATGTGTAAACATTCAGCCAGCAGCCGCATCCGACTTACAATTTAAAAAGAACCGAGATCAGTGATTAtaatttttccttccctttccccagaagaagaaaaaaaaaaaccaaagaaagaaagaaaaaaaatcaaaaacaaaaagaaaaaaaaagatctggaaATGAATGACTTAAAACACTACAAACATTGAACATTTGGTTTAGTCTGCTCCCAGCCCGTGTGCACCCGCCGTGTTTTGTCTGAAGGGCGTCTCTACTCCTAAAATGCGTTATCTTGTAATAACTTGCACATGAGCGTCTGCAATCCAGGAAGTTGTCATtgcatgtgggtgggtgtgcccgCGTTCCTTAGTTAAATCCCATTTGCAAAGGGGACATTGACATCTTGATCCAAAGCCTCTCTGACTTCCAGGGGGAGCGTGTCAAACAGTTGGTCTTCCACAACAAGCCCGCTTTTCTTGAGCATCCGACACTGGCCCAGCTGGGCTGGCAGGCGATCCAGGCAGTTCCCCTTCAGCTCCAACTGGGTGAGCTGGGAGAGCTGACTGATTTTCTCAGGGAGGGAGGCGATACAGTTCTGCCCCAGGTTCAAAGTCCTCAACTTCACGCATTTGAACAACTGTTTGGGCAGAACGTCCACTTTGTTCCCCGTGATGTGCAAGTGCTGCAGGTTCTGCAGCAAGCCGATCTCGATGGGGATGGCGGAAATGTTGTTATAGCTGACGTCTAGGCATCTGAGTTTCTGTAAACTGAACACCGCCACTGGCAGGGACTCGAGCTTGTTGTTGGAGAAGTAGAGGGACTCCAGGTTCTTGACGTGGGTGATGGAGGGCGGAATCGTCACAATTTTATTGTGCCACAGTTTCAAGCAAGTCAGTCGCTTCAGGTGTTGGAAGCTGATGATCTCCTCGATGGTGCGAATGTTATTGGACTTCAGGTCCAGTTCCTGTAGGTTGGAGAGGCTGAAGATGGCGTGCGGGATCCTCTCTAGCTCGCAGCTCTGCAGCTCCAGCTCGGCGACGTTCATCATCTTCTTCAGGCTGTTCAGGACCAGGAGCTTGGTGCCGTCGTTGTGAATGACCAGCTTCGTGAGGTGCGGGGCCACATCCGTGATGTTGGAGGGGACTTTGGTCAGATTGCTCTTCACATGAAGGACCTTAAGGTGCCGCAACTCCCGCAGAGATTCGAGTCCGATCATCTTATTGTTTTCTGAGTTCAAATTGCCTATCAGATACAACTCCCGAAGGTTTTTGAGCAAATATACCCAGGCGGGGATTTCAGCTACATCAGTGAACTTCACGTGAAGGCACCTCAAGTGATCGCGAAGGAAGCTAAAAGCGGTCTGTTCAACCTTGGCGGGGCAGTGGCAGAGGTGGAGCTCCTGGAGGTTGGTCATCTGAGAGATCTTGGCGGGAATTTTCGCCTCTGGAATGAGTTCGAGTTTCAGCACATCCAGGTCTGTGAGGTCAAAGACAGCGTCGGGCACCCCGGATAGCATGAACAGGTGCAGCTCCTGCTTGTCCTGGGCATTGCGAGATACATGCTGCCTGAGTTTCTCAAAAGTCCATTCGTGGTTCAGACTAATTTCCCTCAGCTTGTTCTCGCTGACCTCCGACAGGAACACGCCAAAGCGCTTGGAGTACAGTTGGTCATACTGGTCGACCATGTGCAGAAGGAAAGCAAAGTCGTTCTTGACATCTGGGATGTCGCTGAAGCTGCTCTCTTCCCGGACTTTCTCAAAAGAATATTCCTTCAGGGGGATCCTGAATAACCAGAAGAGAGTGTAGAGGCAGATGAAGCCATAGACACAAATGATGGAGATGTAGCTGATAAGAAGCTTCTTCAACATGTAGGCCATGTTGTGGGTGCACTCAAACACCTCGTAGCCCGTCAGGTGCTCGACTTTCGGCTTGCAGACATGCTCGAAGCTGATGGCGTTGACAAAGTTTGCGGTAtagcaaagaataaaaatgaacttgGCAGTTTTGATAAGGGTTTGGACCACATAGAGCTTATAGATCAAGTCACTGTCTTCTACGTGGGCACGGAATTTCCTCACTTTCTCGAACAGGGCTTTGGCCTGTTCTCCGTCCTTCTTGTCCAGGATGGTCATGCTGGGCACTTCAATCACCGGCTTCTCCGCTGAGAACTTGAAGCCAGTTTTGTTGATCATGGGGGTGCTGGCGCCGGGGCTCCCCTCGTCACTGCTGGTGGACACATGCTTTGGTAGGGTCTGGGCACCTGTGATCCTCTGCTTGTTTTCCTCAGAGTCCTCACAGGCCGTCTCGGACAGCGCTTTCGTCGTCCAGGGAGATTCAAAACACTTTCCTAATATTGAAACAAAATGCTCCACCTTGGAGCACGTCTTAGGATATTTGAACCAAAAGTTGCTACTGACCATGAGGATGATAGTGTGTATGAGAGCGAGGTATGGGAAGTACTTGGAATACCAAGGAAGGGCCAGGTGGTAACACATTTGATTGATAAAGACATACTGCTGAAAATCCAA
This genomic interval carries:
- the Lrrc8d gene encoding volume-regulated anion channel subunit LRRC8D; amino-acid sequence: MFTLAEVASLNDIQPTYRILKPWWDVFMDYLAVIMLMVAIFAGTMQLTKDQVVCLPVLPSPANSKAHTPPATADTTTEVPKMETATAPQDQTGRTTDDISFSTSAVTPEVPLQATHPHAESTFPNQELKEKRDPTGRKTNLDFQQYVFINQMCYHLALPWYSKYFPYLALIHTIILMVSSNFWFKYPKTCSKVEHFVSILGKCFESPWTTKALSETACEDSEENKQRITGAQTLPKHVSTSSDEGSPGASTPMINKTGFKFSAEKPVIEVPSMTILDKKDGEQAKALFEKVRKFRAHVEDSDLIYKLYVVQTLIKTAKFIFILCYTANFVNAISFEHVCKPKVEHLTGYEVFECTHNMAYMLKKLLISYISIICVYGFICLYTLFWLFRIPLKEYSFEKVREESSFSDIPDVKNDFAFLLHMVDQYDQLYSKRFGVFLSEVSENKLREISLNHEWTFEKLRQHVSRNAQDKQELHLFMLSGVPDAVFDLTDLDVLKLELIPEAKIPAKISQMTNLQELHLCHCPAKVEQTAFSFLRDHLRCLHVKFTDVAEIPAWVYLLKNLRELYLIGNLNSENNKMIGLESLRELRHLKVLHVKSNLTKVPSNITDVAPHLTKLVIHNDGTKLLVLNSLKKMMNVAELELQSCELERIPHAIFSLSNLQELDLKSNNIRTIEEIISFQHLKRLTCLKLWHNKIVTIPPSITHVKNLESLYFSNNKLESLPVAVFSLQKLRCLDVSYNNISAIPIEIGLLQNLQHLHITGNKVDVLPKQLFKCVKLRTLNLGQNCIASLPEKISQLSQLTQLELKGNCLDRLPAQLGQCRMLKKSGLVVEDQLFDTLPLEVREALDQDVNVPFANGI